The genome window TGCATAGCCTTTAATACCTACCAACACGGCGGTCTGGTCCCAACTCATTCGGCCACCAGCGTCCTCCTTCGTTTTAGGCAGGCAGATCGTAAAAACATCTTTCACAGGGCTGTTGGTTATCCGGGTATTTTGGGTCAGGGGCAGTCCGCTGTGAATCTGTTCGCCGATTTCAAACCCACTCAGCAGCATCGGTGTCGGCCAGTTCTCGAACACGGCCTTGGACGCTGGCGTATCCCTGAAGACGTTGTATTCCCGACCCGACGGAAATTTCCCCGCCATACTGACGACCTCCTTCACCTTCTTCGTGACTAACTCTTTGCCCGAAAGTTTGGAATACTGATCTGGTTTTGAGTTAAGTAGATTCGCCAGGTTAGTCAGAAAGCCTACCGTAATGATCGTCACGCTTCGGTCGGGTTGTTCGGATAGAATCTGGCGGTAGAGCGCGACCGCATCCGGAACTTCATTATTCGAGCGAATCTTGTGTGGATAACGGGCGACCAGCGTATCAGACCAGTGCTGGCCGTCTTTGTCAGTGACAGCCTCGCCTTTGGGTACACCAATCGGAATGGCCGGGCGACGGAAGTACGTATTTAATACGCTCAACACGGGGGCCACGTTCGGGTAGTTGGTGCTGGCGATGGTAGCCAGA of Spirosoma agri contains these proteins:
- a CDS encoding nucleoside hydrolase; protein product: MARLHLIFVGLLFALTIGNAQAQSVPRTTAVPVIFDTDMGPDYDDVGAITILHALADSGQARILATIASTNYPNVAPVLSVLNTYFRRPAIPIGVPKGEAVTDKDGQHWSDTLVARYPHKIRSNNEVPDAVALYRQILSEQPDRSVTIITVGFLTNLANLLNSKPDQYSKLSGKELVTKKVKEVVSMAGKFPSGREYNVFRDTPASKAVFENWPTPMLLSGFEIGEQIHSGLPLTQNTRITNSPVKDVFTICLPKTKEDAGGRMSWDQTAVLVGIKGYAPYYTVKTGQLTMNADGSNGWSDAGKNHQYLVVKMPVPTVETIINELMQHQPAGR